From a region of the Paraburkholderia hospita genome:
- a CDS encoding ferritin-like domain-containing protein, with the protein MPDIEKDKVIAVLNQILESELAGVVRYTHYSFLVFGFGRIPIVSWLRQQADESLLHAHQAGEWITTLGEYPSLGIGALLDSHTTDITTILRESLTAEDVALGLYRDLLALVKDRSVALEEYARQMITVEEMHAGEVDKMLRKPGTVGTSGERGAAH; encoded by the coding sequence ATGCCAGATATCGAAAAGGACAAGGTCATCGCCGTGCTGAACCAGATTCTCGAATCCGAGCTGGCAGGCGTGGTCCGTTATACGCACTACTCCTTCCTCGTGTTCGGCTTTGGCCGCATTCCGATCGTGTCGTGGCTGCGCCAGCAGGCTGACGAATCATTGCTGCACGCGCATCAGGCGGGCGAATGGATCACGACGCTCGGCGAGTATCCGTCGCTAGGCATCGGTGCGCTGCTCGATTCGCATACGACGGACATCACGACCATCCTGCGCGAATCGCTCACAGCGGAAGACGTCGCGCTCGGCCTGTATCGCGATCTGCTGGCGCTGGTCAAGGACCGCTCAGTCGCGCTCGAAGAATATGCGCGGCAGATGATTACCGTCGAAGAGATGCACGCGGGCGAAGTGGACAAGATGCTGCGCAAACCCGGCACGGTGGGCACATCGGGCGAGCGCGGCGCGGCGCATTGA
- a CDS encoding efflux transporter outer membrane subunit: MIDDVKGSVSRSRLHRPSRFAFDASISVAVAILSAALLPLSGCTVGPDYRTPAPPATETYTPTPLPDQTASSPGASGAPQQFIAGQDIPAQWWTLFHCEPLDALIREALTNSPNVAAAQAALRQAAENYRAEVGSALYPSVDAKLNATREKFNGVTFGQPGLTEVLNLYNASVNVSYNLDVFGGSRRELESLRSQIDYQGYQLQAAYLALSANIVTAAVKEASLREQIDSTEHIAADEETQLGVLRKQFELGGVGRTAVLSQETLLAQTRATLPPLRQSLDQTRHQLAVLAGKLPSDAAVPEFRLSMFTLPQSLPVSLPSSLVRQRPDILAADATLHQASAQVGVATANMYPQITLSASYGPQALTPAGLLKYADMIWTIGAGITQPIFHGGQLSAQKRAAEAAFDQANAQYRQTVLLAFQNVADTLRALEHDATGLAAQTDAWRAASASLDLTRGQFRVGGVGYLALLDAQRQYQKTVVNLAQAQAARYADTAALFQSLGGGWWNDTATSQANQLNPAPTPH; the protein is encoded by the coding sequence ATGATCGATGACGTCAAAGGCAGTGTCAGTCGCAGTCGTTTGCATAGACCTTCACGTTTCGCGTTCGACGCTTCGATCAGCGTAGCCGTCGCCATTCTGAGCGCGGCATTGCTTCCCCTGTCCGGCTGCACGGTCGGCCCCGATTACCGTACGCCCGCACCGCCCGCCACTGAAACCTATACGCCCACGCCGCTGCCCGATCAGACGGCGTCGTCGCCAGGCGCGTCGGGTGCGCCTCAGCAATTCATCGCCGGACAGGACATTCCCGCCCAATGGTGGACGCTCTTTCATTGCGAGCCGCTCGACGCGCTGATACGCGAAGCGCTCACCAATAGCCCGAACGTCGCCGCTGCGCAGGCAGCGCTCAGGCAGGCGGCCGAGAACTATCGCGCGGAAGTGGGCAGCGCGTTGTATCCGTCTGTCGATGCGAAACTCAATGCGACGCGCGAGAAGTTCAACGGCGTTACATTCGGTCAGCCGGGACTCACGGAAGTGCTGAACCTGTATAACGCGTCGGTGAATGTGTCGTACAACCTCGACGTGTTCGGCGGCTCGCGGCGCGAGCTCGAATCGCTGCGCTCGCAAATCGATTACCAGGGCTATCAGTTGCAGGCCGCGTATCTTGCACTGTCGGCGAACATCGTCACGGCGGCTGTCAAGGAAGCGTCGTTGCGCGAGCAGATCGACTCGACCGAGCACATCGCCGCCGACGAAGAAACGCAACTCGGCGTATTGCGCAAGCAGTTCGAGCTGGGCGGCGTGGGCCGCACTGCCGTGCTCTCGCAGGAAACGTTGCTCGCGCAAACACGCGCGACGCTGCCGCCGCTGCGTCAATCGCTCGATCAGACGCGCCATCAGCTTGCCGTGCTCGCGGGCAAGCTGCCGAGCGATGCGGCCGTGCCCGAGTTCAGGCTGTCGATGTTCACGCTGCCGCAGAGCTTGCCCGTGAGTCTGCCTTCGTCGCTCGTGAGGCAGCGGCCCGACATCCTCGCGGCCGACGCTACGCTGCATCAGGCGAGCGCGCAGGTCGGCGTGGCGACGGCGAACATGTATCCGCAGATCACATTGTCCGCGAGCTATGGCCCGCAGGCGCTAACGCCCGCCGGACTGCTCAAATACGCGGACATGATCTGGACCATCGGCGCGGGCATCACGCAGCCAATTTTTCATGGCGGGCAGTTGAGCGCCCAAAAGCGCGCAGCCGAGGCCGCTTTCGATCAGGCCAACGCGCAGTACCGGCAAACCGTGTTGCTCGCGTTCCAGAACGTCGCCGACACCTTGCGTGCACTCGAACACGATGCGACGGGTCTCGCCGCGCAAACGGACGCATGGCGCGCGGCGAGTGCTTCGCTCGATCTGACGCGCGGCCAGTTTCGCGTTGGCGGCGTCGGCTACCTGGCGCTGCTCGATGCGCAGCGTCAATACCAGAAGACCGTCGTGAATCTCGCGCAGGCTCAGGCCGCGCGCTATGCGGATACGGCAGCGCTGTTCCAGTCACTCGGCGGAGGCTGGTGGAACGACACGGCCACGAGCCAGGCGAATCAGCTAAACCCGGCCCCCACGCCACACTGA
- a CDS encoding efflux RND transporter periplasmic adaptor subunit: MTTKRPMTKRMIIMLICVGVLLGALVGFNLFKAHMIRKFMASNAAPAATVTSAVARYQSWQPQLSAVGSLRAVRGVDVTTEVPGLVREIPFSSGQEVKAGQVLLRLNDDSDRALLASLQAAAELAQTVYKRDKAQYDIQAIAKAQLDADAADLKSKRAQVDQQAALVEKKTIRAPFAGRVGITTVNPGQYINPGDAIVTLQAIDPIYADFYLPQQQLGQLQVGQTVVVDTNAYSSRTFDGKIRSINPRVDNATRNVQIEATVDNRERKLLPGMYANVKIDAGNEERYLTLPQTAITYNPYGATVFVVKPGEHKDAHGKVMPIAQQVFITPGPTRGDQVAILKGIGEGTQVVTSGQLKLKNGTPLVIDNRVLPADSPNPTPQEQ, translated from the coding sequence ATGACGACGAAAAGACCGATGACAAAGCGGATGATCATCATGCTGATCTGCGTGGGCGTGCTGCTCGGCGCACTGGTCGGCTTCAACCTGTTCAAGGCGCACATGATCCGGAAGTTCATGGCGAGCAATGCGGCGCCCGCCGCGACCGTGACGTCCGCTGTCGCGCGCTATCAGAGCTGGCAGCCGCAGCTGTCCGCCGTCGGCAGCTTGCGCGCGGTGCGCGGCGTCGACGTGACGACGGAAGTGCCCGGCCTCGTGCGCGAGATCCCGTTCAGCTCGGGGCAGGAAGTGAAAGCGGGCCAGGTGCTGCTGCGCCTGAACGACGATTCGGACCGCGCTCTGCTCGCATCGCTGCAAGCCGCGGCGGAACTCGCGCAAACCGTCTACAAGCGCGACAAGGCGCAGTACGACATCCAGGCGATCGCCAAGGCGCAACTCGACGCCGATGCCGCCGACCTCAAAAGCAAGCGCGCGCAGGTCGATCAGCAGGCCGCACTCGTCGAAAAGAAAACCATCCGCGCGCCGTTCGCGGGACGCGTCGGCATCACGACCGTCAATCCCGGCCAGTACATCAATCCTGGCGACGCGATCGTCACGTTGCAGGCCATCGATCCCATCTACGCCGACTTCTATCTGCCGCAGCAACAACTCGGGCAATTGCAGGTTGGACAAACCGTTGTCGTCGATACGAATGCGTACAGCAGCCGCACGTTCGACGGCAAGATCCGCTCGATCAATCCGCGCGTGGACAACGCAACGCGCAACGTGCAGATCGAAGCGACCGTCGACAATCGCGAGCGCAAGCTGCTGCCCGGCATGTACGCGAATGTGAAGATCGACGCGGGTAATGAAGAACGCTATCTGACGCTGCCGCAAACGGCGATCACCTATAACCCGTACGGCGCGACCGTGTTCGTCGTCAAGCCTGGCGAGCACAAGGACGCGCACGGCAAGGTCATGCCCATCGCGCAACAGGTGTTCATCACACCAGGGCCGACGCGCGGCGATCAGGTGGCGATACTCAAGGGCATCGGCGAAGGCACGCAGGTCGTGACGAGTGGCCAGTTGAAGTTGAAGAACGGCACGCCGCTCGTGATCGATAACCGCGTGTTGCCTGCGGACAGCCCGAACCCGACGCCTCAGGAACAATAA
- a CDS encoding efflux RND transporter permease subunit: protein MKFTDIFIERPVLASVVSLLILVLGLRALSTLKVSEYPQTENGVVTITTAYYGASADTMAGFITQPLESAIAQAQGIDYMSSSSTTGLSKITATLRLNYDSNRALTEINTQIASVRNQLPPQAQQPVLTVQVGQTTDAMYMGFYSDVLPSNNVTDYLLRVVKPKLDSVQGVQTAETLGGRQFALRAWLDSTKLAAHNVTASDVFAALGNNNYLATLGTTKGQMISVDLNAGTDLHSVEDFRRLVVKQKNGAIVRLEDVGNVVLGADSYDFNVAFSGKRSVFIGIKVAPDANVLDVAKRVKAIFPDLQKQFPTGMTGDIVYDATDFINTAIEEVVKTLVEALVIVTVVIFLFLGSFRAVIVPVIAMPLSLIGTFFVMQLLGYSINLLTLLALVLAIGLVVDDAIIVVENVDRHMKEEGKQPFEAAMIAARELGGPILAMTVVLIAVYLPIGFQGGLTGALFTEFAFTLAGAVAVSGVIALSLSPMMCSRFFRMDQESGRFARFVDRQFERVHHGYGRLLHSMLDTWPVFIVMGALLLCGTVYLFMTSQSELAPQEDQGIVLSQIQGPPNATIQQMQTYADQVFDISKNMPEYSQMFQLTGAPTLNQGIGGVLFKTWDKRKKNATQLQQELQAKWNGIAGARVAAFQFPPLPGAQGLPVQFVISTTEPFENLNEVSQTVLQKARESGMFFFIDSDLKIDKPESVLVVDRDKVASLGLTQSDVGQTLGAALGGNYVNYFSIAGRSYKVIPQVLQTDRLNPSQVLDYYLRTPDGSVIPASTVTHLKQNVVPESINHFQQLNSATISGVIAPGISQGEVLDFLRKATTDAAPTGYSADYSGLSRQFVQESGGFVITLMFATIIVFLALAAQFESFRDPVVILVSVPMALFGALIFINLGVSTLNIYTQVGLVTLMGLVSKHGILIVQFANELQRAGRSKREALEEAAAVRLRPILMTTAAMVLGVLPLVIASGAGAAGRNAMGLVIFSGLSIGTLFTLFVVPAMYMLLAADHQKDRGHSALA, encoded by the coding sequence ATGAAATTCACCGATATCTTTATCGAACGGCCGGTGCTTGCCTCCGTCGTGAGCCTGCTGATTCTCGTGCTCGGCTTGCGCGCGTTGTCGACGCTCAAGGTCAGCGAATATCCGCAGACGGAAAACGGCGTCGTCACGATCACGACCGCGTACTACGGCGCGAGCGCCGACACGATGGCCGGCTTCATCACGCAGCCGCTCGAGTCGGCGATTGCGCAGGCGCAGGGCATCGACTACATGTCGTCGTCCAGCACGACGGGCCTCTCGAAGATCACCGCGACGCTGCGCCTGAACTACGACTCCAACCGCGCGCTGACGGAGATCAACACGCAGATCGCGTCGGTCCGCAACCAGTTGCCGCCGCAAGCGCAGCAACCCGTGCTAACCGTGCAGGTCGGCCAGACCACTGACGCGATGTACATGGGCTTTTACAGCGACGTCCTGCCGAGCAACAACGTGACCGACTATCTGCTGCGCGTCGTGAAGCCGAAGCTCGATTCGGTCCAGGGCGTGCAGACGGCGGAAACTCTCGGCGGCCGGCAGTTTGCGTTGCGCGCGTGGCTCGATTCGACGAAGCTCGCCGCGCACAACGTGACGGCTTCCGACGTGTTCGCGGCGCTCGGCAACAACAACTATCTGGCGACGCTCGGCACGACCAAAGGGCAGATGATCAGCGTCGATCTGAACGCAGGCACTGATCTGCATTCCGTCGAAGACTTCAGAAGGCTGGTGGTCAAGCAGAAGAACGGCGCGATCGTGCGCCTCGAAGATGTCGGCAATGTCGTGCTCGGCGCGGACAGCTACGACTTCAACGTCGCGTTCAGCGGCAAGCGTTCGGTGTTCATCGGCATCAAGGTCGCGCCGGACGCGAACGTGCTCGATGTGGCGAAGCGTGTGAAGGCGATCTTTCCCGATCTGCAAAAGCAGTTCCCGACGGGCATGACGGGCGACATCGTCTACGACGCGACGGACTTCATCAACACCGCGATCGAGGAAGTCGTGAAGACGCTCGTCGAAGCGCTGGTGATCGTGACGGTCGTGATCTTCCTGTTCCTCGGCAGCTTCCGAGCGGTGATCGTGCCGGTGATCGCGATGCCGCTGTCGCTGATCGGCACGTTCTTCGTGATGCAACTGCTCGGCTATTCGATCAATCTGCTGACGCTGCTCGCGCTCGTGCTCGCGATCGGACTCGTGGTCGACGACGCGATCATCGTGGTCGAGAACGTCGACCGGCATATGAAGGAGGAAGGCAAGCAGCCATTCGAAGCCGCGATGATCGCCGCGCGCGAACTGGGCGGGCCGATTCTCGCGATGACGGTCGTGCTGATCGCGGTGTATCTGCCCATCGGTTTTCAGGGCGGGCTGACGGGCGCGCTCTTCACCGAGTTTGCGTTCACCCTGGCGGGCGCCGTGGCTGTATCGGGTGTGATCGCGCTGAGTCTGTCGCCGATGATGTGCTCGCGTTTTTTCCGCATGGATCAGGAGTCGGGGCGCTTCGCGCGTTTCGTCGACAGACAGTTCGAGCGTGTGCATCACGGCTATGGGCGGCTCCTGCATTCGATGCTCGACACGTGGCCCGTTTTCATCGTGATGGGGGCGCTGCTGTTGTGCGGCACGGTGTATCTGTTCATGACATCGCAATCGGAGCTTGCACCGCAGGAGGACCAGGGCATCGTGCTGTCGCAGATCCAGGGGCCGCCGAATGCGACGATCCAGCAGATGCAGACCTACGCGGACCAGGTATTCGACATCTCGAAGAACATGCCCGAGTATTCGCAGATGTTCCAGCTGACGGGCGCGCCGACGCTGAATCAGGGCATCGGCGGCGTGCTGTTCAAGACGTGGGACAAGCGCAAGAAGAACGCCACGCAGTTGCAGCAGGAGTTGCAGGCGAAGTGGAACGGCATCGCGGGCGCACGCGTGGCGGCGTTCCAGTTTCCGCCGTTGCCGGGCGCGCAGGGCTTGCCTGTGCAGTTCGTGATCAGCACGACGGAGCCGTTCGAGAATCTGAACGAAGTCTCGCAGACCGTGCTGCAGAAAGCGCGTGAAAGCGGCATGTTCTTTTTTATCGATAGCGATCTAAAGATCGACAAGCCGGAGAGCGTGCTGGTCGTGGATCGAGACAAGGTTGCGTCGCTTGGGCTCACGCAGAGCGATGTCGGCCAGACGCTGGGGGCGGCGCTGGGTGGCAACTACGTGAATTACTTTTCGATTGCGGGGCGCTCGTACAAGGTGATTCCGCAGGTGCTGCAAACGGATCGTTTGAATCCGTCGCAGGTGCTTGATTATTATTTGCGCACTCCGGATGGCAGTGTGATACCTGCTTCGACTGTGACGCATCTGAAGCAGAACGTCGTGCCGGAGTCGATCAATCACTTTCAGCAGTTGAACTCGGCGACGATTTCCGGTGTGATAGCGCCGGGGATTTCGCAGGGCGAAGTGCTCGACTTTTTGCGCAAGGCCACCACCGATGCCGCGCCGACCGGCTATAGCGCGGATTACTCCGGGTTGTCGCGACAGTTCGTGCAGGAGTCAGGTGGATTTGTCATTACGCTGATGTTTGCGACGATCATTGTGTTTCTGGCGCTTGCCGCGCAGTTCGAAAGTTTTCGCGATCCTGTGGTGATTCTTGTGTCGGTGCCGATGGCGCTGTTTGGGGCGCTGATCTTTATTAATCTCGGTGTGTCGACGCTTAACATTTATACGCAGGTTGGGCTTGTTACGTTGATGGGGCTGGTTAGCAAGCACGGTATTTTGATCGTGCAGTTTGCTAATGAGCTTCAGCGCGCTGGGCGCTCGAAACGCGAGGCGCTTGAGGAGGCTGCTGCTGTGCGGTTGCGGCCTATTCTGATGACTACCGCGGCTATGGTGCTTGGGGTTTTGCCTTTGGTGATTGCCTCGGGGGCTGGCGCCGCTGGGCGGAATGCCATGGGGCTTGTGATCTTCTCCGGGCTTTCTATTGGGACGCTTTTTACGTTGTTTGTTGTGCCTGCGATGTATATGCTTTTGGCCGCGGATCATCAGAAGGATCGGGGTCATTCCGCTCTGGCTTGA
- a CDS encoding LysE family translocator — MFSASLFLTAAGVGLAVAAPVGPMGMLCIRRTLTDGPRAGLAIGLGIAGGDAIYGLIAALGLVSVSHFMLAYDKPLHIIAGLFLLYLGIRTMLQKVPADNGNNGNNSEDKLANIGHSGAVKAFASALLLTLTNPQTVIMFAALFTTLAPRGPFSSSGAFTTVLGVFCGSIAWWCFLVTAVSLARHAIGHKLRVIIDRIAGLALAVFGIVEVKRAI; from the coding sequence ATGTTCAGCGCATCACTCTTCCTGACGGCCGCGGGCGTAGGCCTCGCAGTAGCCGCACCAGTCGGCCCCATGGGCATGCTCTGCATCCGCCGGACGCTCACGGACGGCCCCCGCGCGGGCCTCGCAATCGGCCTGGGCATAGCCGGCGGCGACGCCATCTACGGCCTGATCGCCGCGCTGGGCCTGGTGAGCGTATCGCATTTCATGCTGGCCTACGACAAGCCGCTCCACATCATCGCGGGGCTATTCCTGCTGTATCTCGGCATCCGCACGATGCTGCAAAAAGTCCCCGCCGACAACGGCAACAACGGCAACAACAGCGAAGACAAGCTCGCCAACATCGGCCATTCAGGCGCAGTGAAGGCGTTTGCAAGCGCCCTGCTGCTCACCCTGACCAATCCGCAAACGGTCATCATGTTCGCCGCTCTCTTCACGACGCTCGCGCCGCGCGGACCGTTTTCATCGAGTGGCGCGTTCACGACCGTGCTCGGCGTATTCTGCGGATCGATCGCGTGGTGGTGCTTCCTAGTGACGGCCGTGTCGCTCGCGCGACATGCGATCGGCCACAAGCTGCGCGTGATCATCGACCGCATCGCGGGGCTGGCACTGGCCGTGTTCGGCATCGTCGAGGTCAAGCGCGCGATCTGA
- the rarD gene encoding EamA family transporter RarD has product MNYGVAYALLAFTLWGLFPVYFKSLHQISPVEMLAHRMVWSMLFLFIVLTVRQQWRWLAPVLRDRRLLVRFAASALLLSTNWGIYIWAVNAGHIVEASLGYFINPLINVLFGLAFLGERLRRVQWLSVAVAACGVLYLTWENGHPPWISLALAFSFAGYGLLRKTAQLGALEGLTLETVLLFPIAVLYLFFASSHGESGFGAASFGVKVLLALAGPITAVPLLLFAAGARRIPLSMLGLIQYVTPSLQLIIGVLIYREPFGQAQLIGYGAIWIALALYSLDGLWRARFARV; this is encoded by the coding sequence ATGAATTACGGCGTCGCCTACGCATTGCTCGCGTTCACCTTGTGGGGACTCTTCCCCGTCTACTTCAAGTCGCTGCATCAGATTTCGCCTGTCGAGATGCTGGCGCACCGGATGGTGTGGTCGATGCTGTTTCTCTTCATCGTGCTCACCGTGCGGCAGCAGTGGCGCTGGCTTGCGCCCGTGCTGCGCGACCGCAGGCTGCTGGTTCGCTTCGCCGCGAGCGCGCTGTTGCTGTCGACGAACTGGGGCATCTATATCTGGGCCGTCAACGCGGGGCATATCGTCGAGGCGAGTCTCGGCTATTTCATCAATCCGCTGATCAATGTGCTGTTTGGCCTTGCGTTTCTCGGCGAGCGGCTGCGGCGCGTGCAGTGGCTTTCCGTCGCGGTCGCGGCGTGCGGCGTGCTGTACCTCACGTGGGAAAACGGCCATCCGCCGTGGATCAGCCTTGCGCTCGCGTTCAGCTTTGCAGGCTATGGCCTGCTGCGCAAGACGGCGCAGTTGGGCGCGCTCGAAGGGCTGACGCTCGAAACGGTGCTGCTCTTTCCCATTGCTGTGCTGTATCTGTTTTTCGCGTCGTCGCATGGCGAGAGCGGGTTCGGCGCGGCGTCATTCGGCGTGAAGGTGCTGCTCGCGCTGGCCGGGCCGATCACGGCCGTGCCGCTGTTGCTGTTCGCGGCCGGCGCGCGGCGGATTCCGCTGTCGATGCTCGGGCTGATTCAGTATGTGACGCCGTCGCTGCAGCTGATCATTGGCGTGCTGATCTATCGCGAGCCATTCGGGCAGGCGCAGCTGATCGGCTATGGCGCGATCTGGATTGCGCTTGCGCTGTATTCGCTTGATGGGTTGTGGCGGGCGCGGTTTGCGCGGGTTTAG